The Epinephelus lanceolatus isolate andai-2023 chromosome 1, ASM4190304v1, whole genome shotgun sequence genome has a window encoding:
- the LOC117256491 gene encoding uncharacterized protein LOC117256491 isoform X2, producing the protein MKEMSLPIMETHTETQRPNNGQLIFVPHKDTIRLLEVYVKRSLSLNDGALGDKKDGRKEKWVTLRKKQRRHSSDPSLHLAEGSDDLEIGTFSAIEPQADQPKIRPEEPEKPAKKPKKNKKPSLWKSFLGLFSRKSSDEKDEEHDSPSEIPEVSSAEEDSDPAITCLPTAPVASQKRKSMRRKSLKRRFSKRLISVTKPTKPFKDLHPADITRVEDAVSVEPTYSYYEKMSEELEKIVHEVKEKEEAEPLSDDEVLNRIIALTKVEGDAIDDKLKDNPTLSNFFTRMSYSSFQKLADAYLETEASPTHNPPTVLPTAPELVKLAFTLDFTARIAGLSKQKHSIGHITGLGNRYLQDRFEYQQACSDHPVSDSDD; encoded by the exons ATGAAGGAGATGAG CCTTCCCatcatggaaacacacacagaaacacaaaggcCGAATAACGGACAGCTGATTTTTGTGCCTCACAAGGACACAATCCGTCTGCTGGAGGTGTACGTCAAGCGCAGCCTCAGCCTAAATGACGGGGCACTGGGGGACAAGAAGGACGGGAGGAAAGAAAAGTGGGTGACATTGCGGAAAAAGCAAAGACGGCACTCCAGCGACCCTTCCCTTCACCTGGCCGAAGGATCAGACGATCTGGAAATTGGTACGTTTAGTGCCATTGAACCTCAAGCAGATCAACCCAAGATCCGTCCTGAAGAACCGGAGAAACCCGCCAAAAAGCCAAAGAAGAATAAGAAGCCCTCGCTTTGGAAAAGTTTCCTTGGTTTATTCTCTCGGAAGAGTAGCGATGAAAAAGATGAAGAGCACGACAGTCCATCGGAGATCCCCGAGGTCTCCTCAGCTGAAGAGGACTCTGACCCTGCGATCACCTGCCTGCCCACAGCTCCAGTTGCTTCCCAAAAAAGGAAGTCCATGAGGAGAAAATCTCTGAAGCGAAGGTTCTCCAAAAGGCTGATATCTGTGACCAAACCAACTAAACCCTTTAAAGATCTCCACCCTGCTGACATCACCCGAGTTGAAG ATGCGGTCAGCGTGGAGCCGACGTACTCGTACTACGAGAAGATGTCAGAGGAACTGGAAAAAATCGTCCACGAGgttaaagaaaaagaggaagctGAGCCGCTCTCTGATG atGAAGTACTCAACCGAATCATTGCTTTGACAAAGGTGGAGGGCGATGCCATCGATGACAAG CTGAAAGACAACCCCACCCTGAGCAACTTCTTCACGAGGATGTCATACTCTTCCTTCCAGAAGTTGGCTGACGCGTATCTCGAAACAGAAGCATCTCCGACCCACAATCCTCCAACTGTCCTACCAACTGCACCTGAGCTGGTCAAGCTGGCTTTCACGCTCGACTTTACAGCGAGGATAGCCGGGCTCTCCAAACAAAAGCACAGCATAGGCCACATCACTGGCCTGGGAAACCGTTATCTACAAGACCGATTTGAATACCAACAA GCATGTTCTGATCATCCAGTATCCGACAGTGACGACTGA
- the LOC117256491 gene encoding uncharacterized protein LOC117256491 isoform X1, protein MKEMSSLPIMETHTETQRPNNGQLIFVPHKDTIRLLEVYVKRSLSLNDGALGDKKDGRKEKWVTLRKKQRRHSSDPSLHLAEGSDDLEIGTFSAIEPQADQPKIRPEEPEKPAKKPKKNKKPSLWKSFLGLFSRKSSDEKDEEHDSPSEIPEVSSAEEDSDPAITCLPTAPVASQKRKSMRRKSLKRRFSKRLISVTKPTKPFKDLHPADITRVEDAVSVEPTYSYYEKMSEELEKIVHEVKEKEEAEPLSDDEVLNRIIALTKVEGDAIDDKLKDNPTLSNFFTRMSYSSFQKLADAYLETEASPTHNPPTVLPTAPELVKLAFTLDFTARIAGLSKQKHSIGHITGLGNRYLQDRFEYQQACSDHPVSDSDD, encoded by the exons ATGAAGGAGATGAG CAGCCTTCCCatcatggaaacacacacagaaacacaaaggcCGAATAACGGACAGCTGATTTTTGTGCCTCACAAGGACACAATCCGTCTGCTGGAGGTGTACGTCAAGCGCAGCCTCAGCCTAAATGACGGGGCACTGGGGGACAAGAAGGACGGGAGGAAAGAAAAGTGGGTGACATTGCGGAAAAAGCAAAGACGGCACTCCAGCGACCCTTCCCTTCACCTGGCCGAAGGATCAGACGATCTGGAAATTGGTACGTTTAGTGCCATTGAACCTCAAGCAGATCAACCCAAGATCCGTCCTGAAGAACCGGAGAAACCCGCCAAAAAGCCAAAGAAGAATAAGAAGCCCTCGCTTTGGAAAAGTTTCCTTGGTTTATTCTCTCGGAAGAGTAGCGATGAAAAAGATGAAGAGCACGACAGTCCATCGGAGATCCCCGAGGTCTCCTCAGCTGAAGAGGACTCTGACCCTGCGATCACCTGCCTGCCCACAGCTCCAGTTGCTTCCCAAAAAAGGAAGTCCATGAGGAGAAAATCTCTGAAGCGAAGGTTCTCCAAAAGGCTGATATCTGTGACCAAACCAACTAAACCCTTTAAAGATCTCCACCCTGCTGACATCACCCGAGTTGAAG ATGCGGTCAGCGTGGAGCCGACGTACTCGTACTACGAGAAGATGTCAGAGGAACTGGAAAAAATCGTCCACGAGgttaaagaaaaagaggaagctGAGCCGCTCTCTGATG atGAAGTACTCAACCGAATCATTGCTTTGACAAAGGTGGAGGGCGATGCCATCGATGACAAG CTGAAAGACAACCCCACCCTGAGCAACTTCTTCACGAGGATGTCATACTCTTCCTTCCAGAAGTTGGCTGACGCGTATCTCGAAACAGAAGCATCTCCGACCCACAATCCTCCAACTGTCCTACCAACTGCACCTGAGCTGGTCAAGCTGGCTTTCACGCTCGACTTTACAGCGAGGATAGCCGGGCTCTCCAAACAAAAGCACAGCATAGGCCACATCACTGGCCTGGGAAACCGTTATCTACAAGACCGATTTGAATACCAACAA GCATGTTCTGATCATCCAGTATCCGACAGTGACGACTGA
- the rplp2a gene encoding 60S acidic ribosomal protein P2: MRYVAAYLLAALGGNTSPTAKDIKAILGSVGIEADDERLNKVISELNGKDINEVVNSGLSKLASVPAGGAVAAPAAAGGAAGAGAAPAAAEEKKEEKKEESEESDEDMGFGLFD, translated from the exons ATGCGTTACGTGGCCGCTTACCTCCTTGCTGCGCTCGGTGGAAACACCAGCCCCACTGCAAAGGACATCAAGGCCATCTTGGGCAGCGTGGGAATTGAGGCCGATGACGAACGCTTAAACAAG GTCATCAGTGAGCTGAATGGGAAAGACATCAATGAAGTAGTGAACTCAG GCCTCTCTAAGTTAGCCTCCGTACCAGCAGGTGGTGCTGTGGCGGCTCCTGCCGCTGCAGGTGGGGCCGCTGGGGCCGGGGCTGCGCCTGCTGCTG CGGAAGAgaaaaaggaagagaagaaagaggaatCTGAAGAGTCAGACGAAGACATGGGCTTTGGACTCTTTGACTAA
- the LOC117257406 gene encoding adenosine receptor A1 has translation MSSSPGIKRREHVDMMYISIETAIALASVVGNVLVVLAVCVNRALRNTTFCFIVSLAVADIAVGVLVIPLAIVISLEFNTQFYTCLFLSCLLLIITQSSILSLLAIAIDRYLRVKIPTRYSTIVTQRRAYVVVCLCWILSFLTGLVPMIGWNNLDVQGNLSSSSNIVCEFTTVMRMDYMVYFNFFGWVVVPLSIMIALYGEIFRVIRRQLNRRAEATCDGDRYYRKELKLAKSLALVVFLFAVCWLPIHIMNCITFFCPKCTIPKFALYVGIFMSHVNSALNPMVYAFRIKRFRMTVIQITRRCVLCKPTEPTPCPTSTPALTEKVDVNL, from the exons ATGTCTTCCTCTCCTGGGATCAAGCGTCGGGAACATGTGGACATGATGTACATCTCCATTGAGACAGCCATAGCCCTGGCTTCTGTAGTGGGGAATGTGCTAGTGgtgctggctgtgtgtgtgaaccGGGCTCTCCGCAACACCACCTTCTGCTTCATCGTATCTCTGGCCGTGGCTGATATCGCTGTGGGGGTTTTGGTCATCCCCCTGGCTATTGTCATCAGTCTGGAGTTTAACACTCAGTTCTACAcctgcctcttcctctcctgcctgctgctgatCATCACCCAGAGCTCCATCCTCTCCCTGCTGGCCATCGCCATCGACCGATATCTGCGGGTCAAGATTCCCACCAG GTACAGCACCATAGTGACCCAGAGGAGGGCATATGTGGTCGTCTGTCTGTGTTGGATCCTCTCCTTCCTCACTGGGCTGGTTCCGATGATCGGATGGAATAACCTTGATGTTCAAGGAAACCTCAGCAGCTCCAGCAACATTGTGTGTGAATTCACCACGGTCATGAGGATGGACTACATGGTGTACTTCAATTTCTTCGGCTGGGTGGTGGTACCACTGTCCATAATGATCGCCCTCTACGGGGAGATCTTTAGGGTGATCCGGCGACAGCTTAACCGGCGCGCTGAAGCCACATGTGACGGAGACAGATACTATCGGAAGGAGCTGAAGCTGGCCAAATCACTGGCGTTGGTGGTCTTCCTCTTTGCTGTGTGTTGGCTGCCGATACACATCATGAACTGCATCACCTTCTTCTGCCCCAAGTGTACCATACCCAAGTTTGCCCTGTACGTAGGCATTTTCATGTCGCATGTGAACTCGGCGCTCAACCCAATGGTTTATGCATTCAGGATAAAGCGGTTCCGCATGACAGTCATCCAGATCACTCGTCGCTGCGTGTTATGTAAACCCACAGAGCCAACTCCATGCCCCACTAGCACACCAGCCCTGACTGAGAAAGTGGATGTAAACTTGTAA